In Beijerinckiaceae bacterium, the sequence CTGCCGAGAACGGCAGTTCGTCCGATGATGGCCGGCCAGCCGGGATGAATGCAGGAGACGGCGTCGTCATCCGCCCAAAGCCGGGACATCGCCTCGACATCTCCGGTTGCGAAAGCGGTATAGAAGGCCGCGTTGGCGGCAAGGATCGTTGTCTTGTCGGTCATTTGTTTGGGTTCGTTCGAATGCATCCAATTCAACCTACTCCCAATGCACTGAATATGATCGGAAAGGAATTGCTCCTGTGAAAAAGTGAAGCACTAGTTTTGATGGGCAAGGGCCCGCAAGGCTTGCGCGATTCTTGCAAGGTCGCTCCCGCGCGAAGATTTGCGGAGATGTAGCAATGCTTGAGACGGCAATCATTGGCGGCGGATTATGCGGCCTCAGCTTGGCCGCGAGCCTGCATCGGCAAGGCGATTTTCTGCTGTTCGATGCGCGGACCCGGTTGGGGGGGCGCATTCTCACCGAGTCTTGCGCGCGGTCGGGCACGGCTGATCTGGGGCCCACCTGGTTCTGGCCGGACACCCAGCCGCTGGTCACGCAGCTCATCGCCGATCTTGGACTCGCGGACTTTCCGCAACATGATGATGGCACGGTGCTGCACCTCCGTGATCCCGACAAGACACCCGAACGGTTGGAAAACCAAGGCGTGCACAGTGGAGCCCGCCGCCTGACCGGCGGCATGGGAAGCCTGGTCGATGGTTTGGCGAAGGACCTGCCCCTGGAAAAATTACGGCTTGGCCATGTTTTGACAGGTCTTCAAAATCGCGGGGATCATATTGGGCTGATTTTTCGATTTGAAGATCAATTTATCGAGCTTGCGGCGCGCCATGTGGTTCTTGCCCTGCCGCCTCGGCTCGTGGAGGAGAACATCCGCTTCGAGCCGGAGCTCGACGTCCCCGTGCGCGATGCCATGCGCGCGACCGAGACCTGGATGGCTGCGCAGGCAAAGGTAGTGATCAGTTATGAACAAGCGCTCTGGCGGGACGAAGGCAAGTCCGGCAATGCCTTTGTCACGCATGAACAGGCGGTGATCGGCGAGATTTTCGATGCTTGCGATTCGACCGCCGCCCAACCTGCTTTGGGGGGATTTCTTGCGCTGTCGCCGGAGCTACGCGACTCTTTCAGAGGAGGATTGCCCCTGCTCATGGGCAATCAAATGGCTCAGGTGTTTGGTCCGGAGCTTGAGGATGGGGAGCAGCATTATCAGGACTGGGCAAAGGAGCCCTATACATGCAGCACCTTGGATCGGACCGCATCGAGGACCGAGCATGCGGGCTTCGCTAATCCTCTTCTGCGCCGGGCCATATGGGACGGAAAGCTCTATCTGGGCGGTTCGGAAACCGCGTCCCATG encodes:
- a CDS encoding amine oxidase encodes the protein MLETAIIGGGLCGLSLAASLHRQGDFLLFDARTRLGGRILTESCARSGTADLGPTWFWPDTQPLVTQLIADLGLADFPQHDDGTVLHLRDPDKTPERLENQGVHSGARRLTGGMGSLVDGLAKDLPLEKLRLGHVLTGLQNRGDHIGLIFRFEDQFIELAARHVVLALPPRLVEENIRFEPELDVPVRDAMRATETWMAAQAKVVISYEQALWRDEGKSGNAFVTHEQAVIGEIFDACDSTAAQPALGGFLALSPELRDSFRGGLPLLMGNQMAQVFGPELEDGEQHYQDWAKEPYTCSTLDRTASRTEHAGFANPLLRRAIWDGKLYLGGSETASHGSGYLEGAIEAARRIDRELTRAWVAKGQGTSTVLHDGAEAPLTDSMNAASLAQFRDWVVLQGDVAFDSYRHRLNRSLSIQQRDQLTQRAILGSIEEIYSKALALLDDLPFDMKEVRVERGRSAMTPDVQAPFRSFMQNLLDDVVAFNATSCALSNFPDEHHPPKDYMQTILRDMAAAWQEFSLAANALLLSKGQAQDRPQRKMM